Proteins from a genomic interval of Papaver somniferum cultivar HN1 chromosome 4, ASM357369v1, whole genome shotgun sequence:
- the LOC113271959 gene encoding uncharacterized protein LOC113271959: MKEINKEIIKTIKVENDEIIDCYDIYRQPSLSHPLLCNHTIQMRPSSYPKGLKSNELGTLQLPQTWHKYGLYPDETVPIRRKGKNYNPTLLRKHQHPRISPYETQIISPSNSTNDNDEIHEFTETNELSISQIWVADYEHNDINTIEVGWMVHQDLYGDNQTRFFIYWTTDGYMSSGCYNLICNGFVQTTSNISLGCSFSEVSTFNSSQKDAPFSIHKDESSGNWWVQVQGTPVGYYSSSLFTKLSKTTTTIQITNKQNRGQHTSTQMGSGHFPCEGGLKTSSYFNWVQVVDEDNMIKDPENITKWVTNPTCYDLEIDDDHYETNGYGFYFGGPGYNGKCQ; this comes from the exons ATGAAAGAAATTAACAAAGAAATAATCAAAACAATTAAG GTTGAAAATGATGAGATCATCGATTGTTATGATATTTACAGACAGCCTAGTCTTAGTCATCCTTTGCTTTGTAATCATACGATACAG ATGAGACCAAGTTCATATCCAAAAGGATTGAAATCAAATGAACTTGGGACACTCCAACTCCCACAAACTTGGCATAAGTATGGATTGTATCCGGACGAAACTGTCCCTATTCGGAGGAAAGGAAAAAATTACAACCCCACGCTTTTGCGAAAACATCAACATCCGAGAATATCACCTTATGAGACTCAGATTATATCACCATCAAATAGCACTAATGACAACGATGAAATCCATGAg TTTACTGAAACAAATGAATTAAGTATATCCCAAATTTGGGTAGCAGACTATGAACACAATGATATTAATACAATAGAAGTTGGATGGATG GTGCACCAAGACTTGTATGGTGACAACCAAACTCGATTTTTCATATACTGGACG ACTGATGGATACATGAGTTCGGGTTGCTACAACCTCATTTGCAATGGTTTCGTGCAAACAACGTCAAATATTTCCCTTGGTTGCAGTTTTAGCGAGGTGTCCACTTTCAATAGCAGCCAAAAAGATGCGCCCTTCAGTATTCACAAG GATGAAAGTAGTGGAAATTGGTGGGTACAAGTACAAGGTACTCCAGTCGGTTATTATTCAAGTTCTCTCTTCACAAAATTATCAAAGACCACAACAACAATACAAATAACAAATAAGCAAAATAGAGGACAACATACTTCGACTCAAATGGGCAGTGGTCATTTTCCATGTGAAGGTGGTTTGAAAACATCGAGTTATTTTAATTGGGTTCAAGTAGTTGACGAAGATAACATGATCAAGGATCCTGAAAATATTACGAAATGGGTTACAAATCCAACTTGCTATGATTTGGAAATTGACGACGACCATTATGAGACAAATGGTTATGGTTTTTATTTTGGAGGTCCTGGTTATAATGGTAAATGTCAATGA